One Drosophila kikkawai strain 14028-0561.14 chromosome 3L, DkikHiC1v2, whole genome shotgun sequence genomic window carries:
- the Dab gene encoding protein disabled isoform X2 — MQTLRKKTSPCKYRNDPGRFFGDGVQFKAKLIGILEVGEARGDRMCQEALQDLKMAIRAAGEHKQRITIHVTIDGLRLRDEKTGDSLYHHPVHKISFIAQDMTDSRAFGYIFGSPDSGHRFFGIKTDKAASQVVLAMRDLFQVVFELKKKEIEMARQQIQGKSLHDHASQLASLSSLKAAGLGGVSLGHGDLASGGGVASGHALSLLGGSLSGASNGTSRLGVSLDVAKVTGAAAKEISPESVADLVDLEQELTSLQRGISQMERITPNEPTTMGSSSGGHPSLAKSASEDDPFGDSFIYVPSYSILPPPPESGRNRHKPPNKTPETVASLEAMLSPPPGASNSQSPATTALQAAADNDDDDNWLQELDQQNDVFDTTKVVSGVGVGGSVLGSVLAMAPLASSESTATPTQQLTEMAGGSAGPLSDLDMGLGMGSALGTSTGSGNEEQASTVLSLDAFTDLDPLGTGRTRPYVDKKYFFQELKNPPKKLLKELSSGSQAGLGLGGLTLGQTDGLFPEDSTTISTITTTNTATNITTGNPLQNSANTLTTTASTVASLGQLLSSVNVIPSTVPIQPSASLSLTTPTPSAISISHSIPSSAELKLLLGHITNPPNPTGHYYTTEPSTLEDPHSHAAPQADPVLLPRDTDPFSPTRKKSDPDPFQEGDLFAKLDAFEFEAPPAIPAPSIPEAKTNVFNGPLQVQLPPEKEQQQQHTLQLQQPPSTVRNRPTASVTALQSGGSSGGPLDVISSISNKKMPHLFGQSRSFGKSGSDIGSSVNMRRLQESDSLSETEAAPEPPPRPDSAPYSEPPPLPPKKQFSDLVIRPTPANPVPPPTAGRYEYLNSSATTGRRTLSDAPPIPLPSRRVGRSDGCFPGPGRPRKPGHTEDDYLAPLGAPPPLLPPPSQGSSARARPQRQASLGRPQDIYENKAEILQAQAQAQQAQQAHEGSSTTLAPDITLTQLLTLGMDDLAVKLNVPASKLSTMTLVQLTAYLSEYLSSEKSQERRSSPANPSPAPAASTAAVFKVNFDQQTSFVAKFDDTFGEDEVVPMDSNFVANFANFNEAPAAMPMPGVSPVAATVPSADRYAVFREIIDQELQQQQQETDLMGDLTPPPIDETQIKEIHEGGGLEVNNMGPELPIDALEVTPAPKIDTKITEVVAQAKDRYAALRDIILVENLFDKPAVSAASLQPQEKEKDLLQDFPEFSDEFNEDHDLRQIMDHQDAHQSQHSQSRHGLVDSRGFPAEPSSSALTVDDDDEDEDADAGGESSLDSNEKDAEPVSGQDQYEKLSTSTQQLDAAPPHPEDVSQPAQPQSVPPKQDQKFLSVLTAPGGGTKDDIEIDELMHRAISNLSLDSRDRISPATSSAAPSRGAPSLHTPSQFNDVSTSPIPLQKPPTVMGIPSPVPSQLSAVSQLIDTATKQMGDREKEASREKQSWATFDSPKARGKARLTLPPPPPPASTTSQPDTVESPCSSDPRDDGWSKQQRRWAKKERQQTSSSSRDLSPWDDETPEYLKRRQMAAAQMAHPHQQQQQQMPPDRHGYYMRHARRMNSCDEDYDYDAEFMARRDQQQQQRKFKHGLSRSRDNFELDSPSWYHHPAHHTWSPQEIEQARARSFERAAYERSSYGPPPPIYDKRGQVRSKYRGDHRDRERERDREREYRDYARPSYDFEYENVYEERGGRSPMAYKPGRGGVDYLYDRERDRERNHERKSFDRESLESYESANRRRRSFGSGNDVYGSLDSRDDYRGERERDRERDREQMKTRSLRKPTTTSGKLRISGDIDYEQDSEQDFQQRAAVGRSSLQRPSDGVLPSSATVGGPQRLRKSSGSSPWDGEEPSLPGQKSWKRPASAAETERRLAESRRAAALGQTPSDGEKERRFRKKTRARSAKDLATVGVTAAAPLPSRSGYGRGGLRDNYDYICPGQRNDLDDDDDDDDEDYVDDEPPTDEDKFERLNRRRHEMHQRMLESERRQLERHQPPSLAKLPGQNHNRGGGGVVVNSDYGFVDSYEQTPTPTPRSNASSTGPGGGGNLMMSGGESSAGVTSSKFNFDDGFESDFNQSSPPPAPAGTASSCNSTPAGPVSGAGNNNGGSKSLFRFSNDFSDREKREQFEAETPPTSTPPITQKLRFDDNVKVSQFDDAAFEDDFAKASFDFEKESGGGGTGAAAAAGGALTRKQNMRTSKLQQRQELIKKSESVNIFAKKQEDPFEDDEFFKSPDQEEATKEQGQDDGEAGKFQWNEDANFAKFDENM; from the exons ATGCAGACGCTGCGCAAGAAAACGAGTCCTTGTAAAT ATCGCAACGATCCGGGACGCTTTTTCGGCGATGGCGTCCAGTTCAAGGCAAAGCTCATCGGCATTCTGGAGGTGGGCGAGGCCCGTGGCGACCGCATGTGCCAGGAGGCTCTCCAGGACCTCAAGATGGCCATCCGGGCCGCCGGCGAGCATAAGCAGCGGATAACCATCCATGTAACCATCGATGGGCTCCGCCTTAGGGATGAGAAAACAGGAGACTCCCTGTATCATCATCCTGTCCATAAGATATCCTTCATTGCCCAGGATATGACCGATTCCAGGGCCTTTGGTTATATCTTTGGGTCGCCAGATAGCGGGCATCGGTTCTTCGGCATCAAGACGGACAAGGCGGCCAGCCAGGTGGTGCTGGCCATGCGCGATCTCTTCCAAGTGGTCTTCGAGCTTAAGAAGAAGGAGATTGAGATGGCACGCCAGCAGATACAGGGCAAGTCCCTGCACGACCATGCCAGCCAGCTGGCCTCCCTGTCCTCGCTGAAGGCCGCCGGCCTGGGTGGCGTATCCCTCGGTCACGGGGATTTGGCCAGCGGAGGAGGAGTCGCCTCCGGGCATGCACTAAGCCTGCTAGGGGGTAGTCTTAGCGGTGCCTCCAATGGAACAAGCAGGCTGGGCGTAAGCCTGGATGTGGCCAAGGTTACAGGAGCGGCAGCCAAGGAG ATCTCTCCCGAGTCCGTGGCCGATCTGGTAGATCTCGAGCAGGAGCTGACCTCGCTGCAGAGGGGTATCAGCCAGATGGAGCGGATTACACCCAATGAACCCACCACCATGGGTTCAAGCAGTGGTGGCCATCCCTCATTAGCCAAGTCAGCCAGTGAAGACGATCCCTTTGGGGACTCGTTCATCTATGTGCCCTCCTACAGCATCCTGCCACCACCTCCCGAATCTGGACGTAATAGGCACAAGCCTCCAAATAAGACCCCGGAGACGGTGGCCAGTTTGGAGGCAATGCTTTCGCCACCCCCAGGAGCAAGTAACTCCCAGTCTCCGGCCACCACAGCTTTGCAGGCAGCAGCGGataacgatgatgatgataactGGCTGCAGGAATTGGATCAACAGAATGATGTCTTTGACACCACGAAAGTAGTGAGCGGCGTCGGAGTTGGCGGCAGTGTTCTAGGTTCCGTGTTGGCCATGGCTCCCTTGGCCTCCAGCGAATCAacagccacgcccacacagCAACTAACAGAGATGGCAGGTGGATCTGCTGGTCCTCTATCAGATCTGGATATGGGCTTGGGCATGGGTTCAGCCCTGGGAACGTCAACGGGTTCAGGCAACGAGGAACAGGCCTCAACGGTCTTGTCTCTGG ATGCGTTCACGGATCTGGATCCGCTGGGCACGGGACGCACCAGGCCGTATGTCGATAAGAAATACTTCTTCCAAGAGCTAAAGAATCCACCAAAGAAATTGCTGAAGGAGCTCAGCTCCGGCAGCCAGGCGGGTCTTGGCCTGGGTGGTCTCACCCTAGGCCAGACGGATGGCCTCTTTCCGGAGGATAGCACCACCATCTCCACCATTACCACAACCAACACAGCTACTAACATCACCACAG GGAATCCGCTACAGAACTCGGCTAACACACTAACCACCACCGCTAGCACCGTCGCCAGTCTGGGCCAGCTCCTGTCATCCGTTAACGTTATTCCTTCGACTGTTCCCATTCAACCTTCAGCTTCCCTTTCCCTGACCACACCCACTCCCTcagccatttccatttcccattcgATTCCCTCGAGCGCCGAGCTAAAACTATTGCTTGGCCATATCACTAATCCGCCTAATCCCACCGGCCACTATTATACCACAGAACCGTCAACGCTGGAGGATCCACACTCACATGCGGCTCCGCAAGCGGATCCCGTGCTGTTGCCTAGAGATACGGATCCGTTTTCGCCCACGCGCAAGAAGAGTGATCCGGATCCGTTTCAGGAGGGCGATCTTTTTGCCAAACTGGATGCCTTTGAGTTTGAGGCTCCGCCGGCGATTCCAGCTCCCTCGATACCGGAAGCAAAGACCAACGTATTCAATGGACCACTCCAGGTACAGTTGCCGCCGGAgaaagagcagcagcaacagcatactctccagctccagcagcCGCCAAGTACGGTGAGGAACAGACCCACAGCCTCGGTGACTGCCCTTCAAAGTGGCGGGAGCAGCGGTGGACCCCTGGATGTAATCTCCAGTATTAGCAACAAGAAGATGCCCCATTTGTTTGGCCAGTCGAGATCCTTTGGCAAATCCGGTTCGGATATAGGTTCCAGTGTTAATATGCGGCGTTTGCAAGAGAGCGATTCCCTGAGCGAAACAGAGGCGGCACCAGAGCCACCGCCACGTCCAGACTCGGCTCCGTACTCGgaaccgccgccgctgccgccgaaGAAGCAGTTCAGCGATCTGGTGATCCGACCCACGCCCGCTAATCCCGTGCCACCGCCCACCGCTGGGAGGTATGAATACTTGAATAGCAGTGCTACAACTGGGAGGAGGACTCTTTCAGATGCACCGCCCATTCCATTGCCATCACGACGCGTGGGTCGTTCCGATGGGTGTTTTCCGGGACCGGGAAGGCCTAGAAAGCCAGGACACACCGAAGATGATTACTTGGCGCCTTTGGGGGCTCCACCGCCTTTGCTGCCGCCCCCAAGCCAAGGATCTTCGGCCAGGGCAAGACCGCAGCGACAGGCATCTCTGGGAAGACCTCAGGATATATACGAAAACAAGGCGGAAATCCTGCAGGCTCAAGCCCAGGCGCAGCAGGCACAGCAAGCTCACGAGGGCAGCTCCACCACCCTTGCTCCAGACATCACCCTGACGCAGCTGCTCACCCTGGGCATGGATGACCTGGCCGTGAAGCTAAATGTACCCGCCAGCAAGCTGAGCACTATGACGCTGGTCCAGCTAACAGCCTACCTTTCCGAGTATTTGTCCAGTGAGAAGAGCCAGGAGCGAAGATCCTCCCCAGCCAATCCATCACCTGCTCCAGCAGCCTCCACGGCGGCCGTTTTCAAGGTCAACTTTGATCAGCAGACCTCCTTTGTGGCCAAGTTTGATGACACTTTCGGCGAGGATGAGGTGGTCCCCATGGACTCCAACTTTGTGGCCAATTTTGCCAATTTTAATGAAGCTCCCGCAGCGATGCCTATGCCAGGTGTATCTCCTGTGGCGGCCACAGTGCCCTCGGCTGATCGGTATGCTGTATTCCGAGAGATTATAGAccaggagctgcagcagcagcagcaggaaacCGATCTCATGGGGGATCTAACGCCACCGCCCATCGATGAGACGCAAATCAAGGAGATCCACGAAGGAGGAGGATTGGAGGTGAACAATATGGGGCCAGAGCTACCTATTGATGCATTGGAGGTTACACCAGCGCCCAAGATTGATACCAAAATCACTGAGGTGGTGGCCCAGGCCAAGGATCGTTATGCAGCCTTGAGGGACATCATCCTGGTGGAGAATCTCTTCGATAAGCCGGCGGTGTCAGCTGCCAGTTTGCAGCCCCAGGAGAAGGAAAAGGATTTGCTGCAGGACTTTCCCGAGTTTAGTGATGAATTCAATGAGGACCACGACCTCCGTCAGATCATGGATCATCAAGATGCTCATCAATCGCAGCATTCCCAGAGTCGTCATGGTCTCGTGGACAGTCGGGGCTTCCCAGCGGAGCCCTCGTCATCCGCTTTGACAGtggacgacgatgacgaggatgaggatgcCGATGCTGGTGGTGAGAGCAGTCTGGATAGCAATGAAAAGGATGCGGAACCGGTTAGTGGACAGGATCAGTATGAGAAGTTGTCCACATCCACACAGCAACTAGATGCCGCTCCTCCCCATCCGGAGGATGTGTCCCAGCCGGCACAACCACAATCCGTGCCTCCCAAGCAAGATCAGAAATTCCTATCTGTTCTCACTGCTCCCGGTGGAGGAACCAAAGACGACATCGAAATCGACGAGCTTATGCATCGGGCCATTTCCAATCTCTCGTTGGATTCCCGAGATCGCATTTCGCCCGCCACATCCTCGGCAGCTCCGTCACGTGGAGCTCCTAGCCTGCACACGCCCTCGCAGTTTAATGATGTCAGCACTTCACCCATTCCGCTCCAGAAACCACCAACCGTCATGGGCATACCATCGCCAGTGCCCTCCCAACTGTCGGCTGTGTCGCAGCTCATTGATACCGCCACCAAGCAAATGGGCGACAGGGAAAAGGAAGCCTCCAGGGAGAAGCAATCTTGGGCCACCTTCGATTCACCAAAGGCCAGGGGTAAGGCGAGGTTAACcctgccgccgccaccaccgcctGCTTCCACTACTTCGCAGCCGGACACTGTAGAGTCGCCTTGCAGCTCGGATCCCCGGGATGATGGTTGGTCCAAGCAGCAAAGGCGCTGGGCTAAGAAGGAGCGCCAGCAGACATCCTCATCTTCCAGGGATCTAAGTCCCTGGGATGATGAGACGCCGGAGTATCTGAAGCGACGACAGATGGCTGCCGCCCAAATGGCTCATccgcatcagcagcagcagcagcagatgccgCCGGATAGACATGGTTATTACATGCGACATGCCAGAAGGATGAACTCCTGCGATGAGGATTATGA TTACGATGCGGAGTTTATGGCACGCCGggatcaacagcagcagcagcggaaaTTCAAGCATGGTCTATCCCGCAGCAGGGACAACTTTGAACTGG ATTCACCCAGTTGGTACCATCATCCTGCCCACCATACCTGGTCGCCGCAGGAGATTGAGCAGGCGCGTGCCCGTTCCTTTGAGCGTGCTGCCTACGAACGCTCCAGCTATGGGCCACCACCTCCAATCTATGACAAACGTGGTCAGGTTAGGAGCAAATATCGTGGCGATCACAGGGACAGGGAACGCGAGAGGGATCGTGAGCGTGAGTATCGTGACTACGCTCGTCCCAGCTACGATTTTGAGTACGAAAATGTATACGAGGAACGTGGCGGACGCTCTCCCATGGCCTACAAGCCCGGCAGAGGCGGCGTGGATTACTTATACGATAGAGAACGAGATAGGGAACGAAATCATGAACGGAAATCCTTTGATCGGGAGAGTCTCGAGTCGTACGAGAGCGCCAACCGGCGACGTCGCAGCTTTGGCAGTGGCAACGATGTCTACGGCAGCCTGGACAGTCGCGATGATTATCGTGGTGAGAGGGAAAGGGATCGGGAGCGGGATCGCGAGCAAATGAAGACTAGATCCCTGCGTAAACCCACAACAACGTCCGGGAAACTAAGAATTAGTGGCGACATTGACTATGAACAGGATTCGGAGCAGGATTTCCAGCAGCGAGCGGCTGTGGGTAGGAGTAGTCTGCAGAGACCCAGCGATGGGGTGCTACCCTCCAGTGCAACAGTGGGGGGTCCACAAAGACTGCGAAAGAGTAGCGGTTCTAGTCCTTGGGATGGCGAGG AACCCTCTTTGCCTGGCCAGAAATCCTGGAAGCGTCCAGCCAGCGCTGCTGAAACAGAGCGACGTCTGGCCGAGAGTCGTCGAGCGGCGGCCTTGGGACAAACTCCCTCGGATGGCGAGAAAGAAAGAAG ATTCCGCAAAAAGACCCGTGCTCGCAGTGCCAAAGATCTAGCCACAGTGGGCGTGACTGCCGCTGCTCCACTTCCCTCCCGTTCTGGTTATGGTCGAGGCGGCCTAAGGGATAACTATGACTACATATGTCCAGGACAGCGTAACGATCtagatgacgacgacgacgatgatgatgaggacTATGTGGATGATGAGCCGCCCACGGATGAGGATAAGTTTGAGCGTTTGAATCGGCGACGTCATGAGATGCACCAGCGTATGTTGGAGTCCGAACGTAGGCAGCTAGAGCGCCATCAGCCCCCCTCGCTGGCCAAGTTGCCGGGACAGAATCATAAtcgtggcggcggcggcgtcgtGGTCAACAGTGACTATGGTTTTGTGGACAGCTATGAACAGACTCCCACACCTACACCGCGCTCGAATGCCAGTAGCACTGGACCTGGCGGTGGCGGTAACCTAATGATGAGCGGTGGCGAATCCTCTGCTGGGGTAACCAGCTCCAAGTTCAACTTTGACGATGGTTTTGAGTCGGATTTCAATCAAAGTTCACCGCCACCGGCACCAGCTGGCACTGCCTCCAGTTGCAATTCTACGCCAGCGGGTCCTGTGTCTGGTGCAGGGAATAACAATGGTGGATCCAAGAGCCTCTTCCGCTTCTCCAATGACTTTTCGGACCGCGAGAAACGTGAGCAATTTGAGGCGGAAACGCCGCCCACATCGACGCCGCCGATTACGCAGAAACTAAGATTCGATGACAATGTCAAGGTGTCCCAGTTTGATGATGCCGCCTTTGAAGATGACTTTGCCAAGGCGTCCTTTGATTTTGAGAAGGAGTCAGGAGGCggaggaacaggagcagcagcagcagctggggGTGCTCTGACCCGAAAGCAGAATATGCGAACAAGCAAATTGCAGCAGCGACAGGAGTTGATTAAGAAATCCGAATCGGTGAATATATTTGCCAAGAAGCAAGAGGATCCCTTCGAAGACGATGAGTTCTTCAAGTCACCGGATCAAGAGGAGGCAACCAAGGAGCAAGGTCAGGACGATGGCGAGGCAGGGAAATTCCAGTGGAACGAGGACGCCAATTTTGCCAAGTTCGATGAAAACATGTGA